From Gimesia panareensis, the proteins below share one genomic window:
- a CDS encoding AAA family ATPase, with protein MSGVVRLSIIDPNETTRNELKNMLIGVDMVWLEAECSRYEFFTEVVSQTKPDIALISLDANPELALNLIAQVTRDLPSCSVIVVSSSQEGSLILRAMRNGAKEFLGFPLVLEDFLSALNRIQMSSGKTEGGEHKAPRSSQVITVAGVSGGVGCTSLAINLACCLASNEHNSVAVIDLDLALGDTDVWLDIIPDYTIQDVAENISRLDYSLLKRSLTKHNCGAFLLPRPVQMDMSMQISTEVLRRIIALLRATFTHLVIDVSKSYNSLDLAAMELSDSVLLVAQLDLPCLRNVVRLSQFFDNHDQIADKLKVVMNRLGLEDTQISINKALETIGREIFAQIPNDYATMVESRNNGVPLVMQAPKAKLTRTIMELASHVGGESLSAEEDSVAKKKKSLFGFLNHSK; from the coding sequence ATGAGTGGAGTTGTTCGATTATCAATCATTGATCCGAATGAGACAACGCGCAATGAGCTGAAGAACATGCTGATTGGTGTGGATATGGTCTGGCTCGAGGCGGAATGCAGCCGCTACGAGTTCTTCACCGAAGTGGTTTCGCAGACCAAGCCGGACATTGCATTAATTTCCCTGGATGCCAATCCGGAATTGGCGCTGAATCTGATCGCTCAAGTGACGCGCGACCTGCCGAGTTGCAGTGTGATTGTGGTCAGTAGTTCTCAGGAAGGCAGCCTGATCCTGCGCGCGATGCGCAATGGCGCCAAAGAATTTCTGGGTTTCCCCCTGGTGCTGGAAGATTTTCTGTCGGCTCTGAACCGGATTCAGATGTCTTCCGGAAAAACGGAGGGAGGAGAACACAAAGCACCTCGCTCCAGCCAGGTAATCACGGTTGCGGGTGTGAGTGGCGGCGTGGGCTGTACATCACTGGCAATTAATCTGGCCTGCTGCCTGGCGAGTAACGAACATAACAGCGTGGCAGTGATCGATCTGGATCTCGCGCTGGGAGACACCGATGTCTGGCTGGATATCATTCCGGACTACACGATTCAGGATGTGGCAGAAAATATTTCCCGGTTGGATTATTCGCTCTTGAAGCGTTCTCTGACCAAGCATAACTGTGGTGCCTTTCTGCTGCCCCGCCCCGTGCAGATGGATATGTCAATGCAGATCTCAACCGAGGTGCTGCGGCGAATCATTGCCCTGTTGCGGGCGACTTTCACCCACCTGGTGATCGATGTCAGTAAGAGTTATAACAGTCTTGACCTGGCAGCGATGGAACTGTCTGATTCCGTTCTGCTAGTCGCGCAGCTCGATCTGCCCTGCCTGCGCAATGTGGTGCGACTTTCCCAGTTTTTTGACAATCATGATCAGATTGCTGATAAGCTCAAAGTCGTGATGAACCGACTGGGACTGGAAGACACACAGATCAGTATCAATAAGGCACTGGAAACCATCGGACGCGAGATTTTTGCCCAGATTCCCAACGATTACGCAACAATGGTTGAATCCCGGAATAACGGGGTCCCACTGGTGATGCAGGCACCTAAAGCCAAGCTGACCCGGACCATTATGGAACTGGCCTCCCATGTTGGTGGAGAGAGTCTGTCTGCGGAAGAAGATTCAGTGGCCAAAAAGAAGAAGAGTCTGTTCGGTTTCCTGAATCATTCCAAATAG
- a CDS encoding type II and III secretion system protein family protein, with translation MNRLSLCLALVISLINARAYSQGEQAVPPGASEPVVQVTSEQMKLEVTEKFSKILKFPGKIKRVDGFDPTVLNVTALTPNEIRVQALIPGVTTLVITDENGKIYSVETFVSGDARHLQAYLKELFPRSSVTAIKVQDSVVLRGWVTEPEAITEMVEIAEQFFPNGVLNQMKLAGVQQVLLKVKIMEVQRSKIRQLGVNWLFLNQSGYVYSNPGSLVPLTGISVPFGGPPALTASQKLLGNATMGFGLVGDNSIFQAFIEALKQEALLKILAEPELVTTSGRPANLLSGGEFPILVPQSLGTVTIEWREFGVRMEAVPIVLGNGRLRLEVQPEVSERDFSNAVQVSGTTVPGLTVRRANTAVEMNFGETMVIAGLISSRKTAETSKTPFLGELPVVGAAFRRVRYTEGETELVIMVTPELVSPLKSGQIPPGGPGRFTATPTDRELYGDGVLEVPSYGDKCPDCRYTVPGPISPESMMQMDDNVLPPASKSQMPPPPAPPTIQSEVIRKPAMTPEEVTALQEQQKMQQVPAKPAAGPQGMKVPDLTETSKSQWKAKQKPTKPAPAPKPGVLSTPSQGQPGLIGPGG, from the coding sequence GTGAATCGTTTATCTTTGTGTCTGGCACTGGTGATTAGCCTGATCAATGCCAGAGCATACTCACAGGGCGAGCAAGCCGTTCCGCCCGGGGCCAGTGAGCCGGTCGTCCAGGTTACATCCGAGCAGATGAAACTGGAAGTGACCGAGAAGTTCTCCAAGATTCTCAAGTTTCCCGGTAAGATCAAACGCGTCGACGGTTTTGACCCGACGGTGTTGAATGTGACTGCCCTGACTCCCAACGAGATTCGGGTGCAGGCACTGATTCCGGGAGTCACCACGCTGGTGATCACTGACGAAAACGGAAAAATCTATTCCGTTGAGACTTTTGTCAGCGGAGATGCCCGCCATCTGCAGGCCTATCTGAAAGAGCTCTTTCCCCGTTCTTCCGTGACCGCGATCAAAGTTCAGGACTCTGTCGTCTTGCGTGGCTGGGTGACTGAGCCAGAAGCGATCACCGAAATGGTGGAGATCGCAGAACAGTTCTTCCCCAACGGCGTGTTGAATCAGATGAAGCTGGCTGGGGTGCAGCAGGTTCTGCTTAAAGTCAAAATCATGGAAGTCCAGCGTTCCAAAATCCGACAACTGGGTGTGAACTGGCTGTTCCTGAATCAGTCGGGTTACGTTTACAGCAATCCCGGTTCCCTGGTGCCTCTGACGGGAATCTCTGTTCCCTTTGGTGGCCCTCCGGCTCTGACCGCATCCCAGAAGCTGCTGGGGAATGCGACGATGGGCTTTGGGCTCGTTGGCGACAACAGCATTTTTCAGGCATTCATTGAAGCATTGAAGCAGGAAGCACTACTGAAGATTCTGGCGGAACCGGAACTGGTTACCACCAGCGGACGTCCGGCTAACCTGCTGTCCGGTGGTGAATTTCCGATCCTCGTTCCGCAGAGTCTGGGTACCGTGACCATCGAATGGCGTGAGTTTGGTGTCCGTATGGAAGCGGTACCGATCGTGCTGGGGAATGGCCGGCTGCGTCTGGAAGTCCAGCCGGAAGTCAGTGAACGTGACTTTTCCAATGCGGTGCAGGTCTCTGGAACCACGGTTCCCGGTCTGACCGTTCGCCGGGCCAATACGGCTGTCGAAATGAACTTCGGTGAGACCATGGTGATTGCCGGACTGATCTCCAGCCGTAAGACGGCAGAGACTTCCAAGACTCCCTTCCTGGGCGAACTCCCAGTGGTGGGTGCGGCTTTCCGCCGGGTTCGCTACACCGAAGGAGAAACGGAGCTGGTGATTATGGTCACGCCGGAACTGGTTTCGCCTCTGAAATCCGGTCAGATTCCTCCGGGTGGACCGGGACGGTTTACTGCAACTCCGACCGATCGCGAGCTGTACGGGGATGGTGTTCTGGAAGTGCCCAGCTATGGGGATAAGTGCCCTGACTGCCGCTACACGGTTCCCGGACCGATCAGCCCGGAATCGATGATGCAGATGGACGACAATGTCTTACCGCCGGCTTCGAAGTCTCAGATGCCGCCACCCCCTGCTCCGCCGACGATTCAGTCTGAAGTGATTCGCAAGCCCGCGATGACTCCGGAAGAAGTCACAGCGTTACAGGAACAGCAGAAGATGCAACAGGTACCGGCAAAACCGGCAGCAGGCCCACAGGGGATGAAAGTTCCCGATCTGACCGAAACTTCAAAGAGTCAGTGGAAGGCAAAGCAGAAGCCGACGAAGCCCGCACCAGCACCCAAACCAGGGGTTTTAAGTACACCATCTCAAGGTCAGCCTGGTTTAATTGGACCGGGGGGCTAG
- the cpaB gene encoding Flp pilus assembly protein CpaB, whose product MMLVIAVGCGLVAMLGVRQVLNRGDQKEEVKKANVLVTIAEIAPGTPLNESNVKFKSWPIDQIPEGSVTKLEEYKERSIKTRAVPGEIVMKAKLSEQGVRGASVEIPDGKRVFTTSVDMTKTHSGLILPGDFVDVYVTFTARKPQGGMSTITKVILERVKIFATDHLTDVGGTESNQVKSKNISLLLSPREGAMLKLAEKKGEVHLALRSQSDDSDTEDVQFDDQELAEVFSIDGSEYLDDGEETQGDVKQDQQPVAEKEKESKSAKAFLDEQQEPQMMTSAEANVEPLEEEKKMWQIEIFSGEEKIVQEVELLEEELDDQQAALKNLWDSFTKRQKQKIN is encoded by the coding sequence ATGATGTTGGTAATCGCAGTAGGCTGTGGTTTAGTTGCGATGTTGGGTGTCAGGCAGGTCCTGAACCGCGGTGATCAGAAGGAAGAGGTCAAGAAGGCAAATGTGCTGGTGACCATTGCTGAGATTGCTCCGGGGACTCCCCTGAATGAATCCAATGTGAAATTTAAATCATGGCCCATTGATCAGATACCAGAAGGTTCTGTCACAAAACTGGAAGAATATAAAGAGCGCTCTATTAAAACCCGGGCCGTTCCTGGCGAAATCGTGATGAAAGCGAAGCTCAGTGAACAAGGTGTAAGGGGCGCATCAGTTGAAATTCCAGATGGAAAACGGGTCTTTACGACATCGGTCGATATGACCAAAACACATAGTGGTTTAATACTCCCGGGTGACTTTGTTGATGTGTATGTGACATTCACGGCGCGAAAGCCACAGGGGGGTATGTCAACCATCACTAAAGTAATTCTAGAACGCGTCAAGATCTTTGCCACGGATCATCTCACGGACGTTGGGGGAACCGAAAGCAACCAGGTCAAATCCAAAAATATTTCGTTACTGCTCTCTCCCCGTGAAGGAGCAATGTTGAAGCTTGCTGAGAAAAAAGGAGAAGTCCACCTCGCTCTGCGGTCGCAGTCAGACGATTCTGATACCGAAGATGTGCAGTTTGACGATCAGGAACTGGCTGAAGTCTTTTCGATTGATGGCAGCGAGTATCTGGACGATGGTGAAGAGACACAGGGAGATGTAAAGCAAGACCAGCAGCCGGTCGCTGAAAAAGAGAAGGAATCAAAATCGGCGAAAGCATTTCTGGATGAACAGCAGGAACCCCAGATGATGACCTCCGCGGAAGCGAATGTTGAGCCGCTGGAAGAGGAAAAGAAGATGTGGCAGATTGAGATTTTTTCAGGAGAAGAAAAGATTGTTCAGGAAGTAGAACTGCTGGAAGAAGAGCTGGATGACCAGCAGGCAGCCCTGAAAAATCTGTGGGATTCATTTACTAAAAGACAAAAGCAGAAAATCAACTGA
- a CDS encoding A24 family peptidase, producing the protein MDWQQLLLENWHVKFVSIVLIYAAYIDGKELRVPNWITYPMVLSGLVYMTWTGGLAGLGWGLLGMVVGLATLLPLYSVGGMGAGDVKLMAGIGAWLGVKITFYAFCVTTVVGAVMAVAMVLYRKSFYKHLGQAIMILDEWRSVKNPRELSRIAKDRKPTMYLLPYGIPICIGSIAYFFYAGLL; encoded by the coding sequence ATGGATTGGCAACAGTTACTTCTCGAGAATTGGCATGTTAAGTTTGTTTCCATCGTCTTGATTTATGCTGCTTACATTGATGGTAAAGAACTGCGGGTTCCGAACTGGATTACCTATCCAATGGTCCTTTCCGGTCTGGTCTACATGACCTGGACCGGTGGTCTGGCCGGACTCGGCTGGGGCCTGCTGGGGATGGTGGTGGGGCTGGCGACACTGCTGCCGCTGTACAGTGTCGGGGGCATGGGCGCTGGTGATGTGAAACTGATGGCCGGCATTGGTGCCTGGCTGGGAGTCAAAATCACCTTCTATGCGTTCTGTGTGACCACCGTTGTGGGAGCCGTGATGGCAGTGGCCATGGTGCTCTACCGCAAGAGCTTCTACAAACACCTGGGACAGGCCATCATGATTCTGGACGAATGGCGTTCTGTAAAGAATCCCCGCGAACTGTCGCGGATTGCCAAAGATCGAAAGCCCACCATGTACCTTCTGCCGTACGGGATTCCGATCTGCATTGGATCAATCGCATACTTCTTCTATGCCGGACTACTGTAA
- a CDS encoding Flp family type IVb pilin, with product MKNLTKSIKNFLVSEDGPTAVEYAVMLALIVIVCLTAIQAVGTNANAKFEAVRDALT from the coding sequence ATGAAGAATCTGACAAAGAGCATCAAGAATTTCCTGGTTTCAGAAGATGGTCCTACAGCTGTTGAATACGCTGTAATGCTGGCTCTGATCGTGATCGTTTGTCTGACTGCCATCCAGGCTGTTGGTACAAACGCCAATGCGAAATTCGAAGCTGTTCGTGATGCGTTGACCTAA
- a CDS encoding tetratricopeptide repeat protein: MTSRKRVELPWQLWQAVKSQKIPLVSLALVVLVSYGVAVTFDFVNWDDPWYVIENPLIKSWQPENLQQVATKVVTRNYAPLTILSFLIDHTLYGLWAGGYHLTNVLLHLVNVVLAYLLVTRLSGNRLVGWATAAVFAIHPVQVETVVWISSRKGLLSGAFILASLWYWLRKERTLEQNTCGFVCFIGALLSKALAVVVPAIVFCYDYWVAKVPFREAVKRQIFPGCCALLLLVITMLAQTSELGGVRDHFGMSKLELLSVDSVIMSKYVQMLVWPQTRSVLYDPPVTGIGGLVLLAVVCWLTAAVLFARMGKREPLILFAGATFVLLLLPVLNLFPITTLMNDRYLYLPCIPFFGLLFSGVYQILERLKERVLIGYYGRQRVSGYLVPAVFGILVLALVSRFSLQTEQYLGVWKNGLSLWQYTSRQVPQLPVVQIQLANSYHQQGDSARAVAILRQALRDTDPDRLDQARIEQKLNDWQSDD; this comes from the coding sequence ATGACAAGTCGCAAGCGAGTAGAACTGCCCTGGCAACTCTGGCAGGCCGTTAAGAGTCAGAAGATCCCGCTGGTCTCTCTGGCACTGGTGGTGCTGGTCAGTTACGGGGTGGCTGTGACTTTCGATTTTGTGAACTGGGATGATCCGTGGTATGTGATTGAGAATCCATTGATCAAGAGCTGGCAACCGGAGAATCTGCAGCAGGTGGCCACGAAAGTGGTGACACGTAATTATGCGCCGTTGACGATTCTTTCCTTCCTGATTGATCATACGCTGTATGGTTTGTGGGCCGGCGGATATCATCTGACCAATGTACTGCTGCATCTGGTCAATGTGGTTCTGGCTTACCTGCTGGTGACCCGCCTGAGTGGAAATCGACTGGTGGGCTGGGCGACGGCTGCGGTGTTTGCGATTCATCCGGTCCAGGTGGAAACCGTGGTCTGGATCTCCTCGCGTAAAGGACTGTTGTCGGGAGCTTTTATCCTGGCATCACTCTGGTACTGGCTTCGCAAAGAGCGGACTCTGGAGCAGAATACCTGCGGATTTGTCTGTTTCATCGGGGCCCTGCTCTCCAAGGCCCTGGCGGTAGTCGTGCCGGCGATTGTGTTCTGTTACGACTACTGGGTGGCGAAGGTGCCCTTCCGGGAAGCGGTCAAACGGCAGATCTTTCCGGGTTGTTGCGCCCTGTTGCTGCTGGTGATCACCATGCTGGCACAGACGAGTGAACTGGGAGGCGTGCGCGATCACTTCGGGATGAGCAAACTCGAACTTCTCTCCGTTGACAGCGTGATCATGTCGAAATACGTGCAGATGCTGGTCTGGCCTCAGACTCGTTCGGTGTTATACGACCCGCCTGTCACGGGGATTGGCGGGCTGGTCCTGCTGGCGGTGGTCTGCTGGCTGACGGCAGCGGTGCTGTTTGCACGGATGGGAAAACGGGAACCGCTGATTCTGTTTGCGGGAGCCACATTTGTGCTGCTCTTACTGCCCGTACTCAATCTGTTTCCCATTACCACATTGATGAATGACCGCTATCTGTATCTGCCCTGTATCCCGTTTTTCGGATTATTATTCAGCGGCGTCTATCAGATACTGGAACGACTTAAAGAACGAGTATTGATCGGATATTACGGCAGGCAACGTGTGTCCGGCTATCTGGTCCCGGCGGTGTTTGGCATCCTGGTGCTGGCGCTGGTCAGTCGTTTCAGTCTCCAGACCGAACAGTATCTGGGCGTCTGGAAGAACGGACTCAGCCTGTGGCAGTATACCTCTCGGCAGGTGCCCCAGTTGCCCGTGGTGCAAATTCAGCTGGCGAACAGCTATCACCAGCAGGGAGATTCCGCGCGGGCGGTCGCGATCCTCAGGCAGGCTCTGCGAGACACGGATCCGGATCGTCTGGATCAGGCGCGTATAGAGCAGAAGCTCAATGACTGGCAGTCGGACGATTAA
- a CDS encoding glycosyltransferase family 2 protein, producing the protein MPAFNAAPTLLKTLADLPQDVVDEIILVDDGSTDATIDIALREGLTVIKHKENRGYGGNQKTCYQYALDHGAEYVVMLHPDYQYDSRVVGIAVELLKLGICDVVLGSRIRTRQEALAGGMPAWKYIANRLLTITENIALGQNLGDFHSGFRAYRREVLETIPFERNSDDFVFDSQFLAQAVYFQFRMGDIPVPVRYFPEASSINFRRCVKYGLCTLSVLARFWAQRLRIRPSKIFFSKQTDSDADNRVQLQQASQK; encoded by the coding sequence ATGCCGGCTTTTAATGCCGCCCCGACGTTACTTAAAACTCTGGCCGATCTGCCCCAGGACGTCGTCGACGAAATCATCCTGGTCGATGATGGCAGTACGGATGCCACGATCGACATCGCGTTGCGGGAAGGGCTCACCGTTATCAAGCATAAAGAAAACCGGGGCTATGGCGGCAATCAGAAAACCTGTTATCAGTATGCCCTCGATCATGGTGCCGAATACGTTGTGATGCTGCATCCCGACTATCAGTACGACAGCCGCGTCGTGGGCATCGCCGTTGAGTTACTCAAGCTGGGAATCTGTGATGTCGTTCTGGGCTCACGGATCCGCACGCGTCAGGAAGCCCTCGCCGGTGGCATGCCTGCCTGGAAATACATCGCCAACCGCCTGCTGACAATTACCGAAAACATCGCCCTTGGTCAGAACCTGGGGGATTTTCACAGCGGCTTCCGCGCCTACCGCAGGGAAGTCCTGGAGACAATTCCGTTCGAACGCAACTCCGACGACTTTGTCTTCGACAGCCAGTTCCTGGCACAGGCGGTTTACTTCCAGTTCCGCATGGGTGACATTCCGGTTCCGGTCCGCTATTTCCCGGAAGCCTCCAGTATCAACTTCCGCCGCTGCGTCAAATATGGTCTCTGCACTCTGTCAGTCCTGGCCCGTTTCTGGGCACAACGTCTGCGGATCCGTCCGTCGAAGATCTTCTTCAGCAAGCAGACCGACTCGGATGCCGACAACCGCGTACAGCTGCAGCAGGCCTCACAAAAATAA
- a CDS encoding divalent metal cation transporter, translating into MTEEADNSRIEQDRQLILDAKQRGTGAKLMAYTKLSGPGWLQSAITLGGGSLAGGLYLGILSGYHLMWLQPLAMILGVIMLSAIGYVALSTKERPFAAINTHINPVLGWGWAIATLMANLVWCMPQFSLGTAALQQNLAPEIFTNNDNGKILAVAMLFVLSGIVIWFYDSGGWGIKLFEAILKFLVGIVVICFFGVVIKMSVSTNDLDWGKILAGYIPNFSLFNNPSPEFSGVLSEAGKYAEYWKNLIVGNQQKVMITAAATAVGINMTFLLPYSMRAKGWDKDFRGLAMFDLSTGLFVPFVLATSCVVIAAASQFHAKPAAGLLGEKDAQGQVVQADPGLLGQYHKLLDNRIKTEVSPEEWDALSKDSEALAQKRDALPLPERKLAAMLVNRDAFQLASALKPLAGETVSQLVFGIGVLSMAVSTIIILMLINGFVFCEMLGVEPKGMYHRIGCFMPAITGSIGSFFWKGDAKAWLAVPTSMFGMVLLPIAYLTFFFMMNSKQILGERIPTGGKRIVWNLAMGIATLLATFGSLFSIKSSGFSTYGFAALGGFVALALIVHFVRKPVPAEPPAAE; encoded by the coding sequence ATGACTGAAGAAGCAGACAATTCCCGAATTGAACAAGATCGCCAGTTGATCCTGGATGCGAAACAGCGTGGTACTGGTGCCAAGCTGATGGCGTACACGAAGCTTTCCGGTCCCGGGTGGTTGCAGAGCGCGATTACCCTGGGGGGCGGGTCGCTGGCCGGCGGGCTCTATCTGGGGATTCTGTCCGGTTATCACCTGATGTGGCTGCAGCCGCTGGCCATGATTCTGGGGGTGATCATGTTGAGCGCCATCGGTTATGTTGCTCTCTCGACAAAGGAGCGGCCGTTTGCTGCCATCAATACACATATCAATCCCGTGCTGGGCTGGGGCTGGGCGATTGCCACTCTGATGGCGAACCTGGTGTGGTGTATGCCACAATTCTCCCTGGGGACTGCAGCGCTGCAGCAGAACCTGGCGCCTGAGATCTTTACGAACAATGACAACGGGAAAATTCTTGCAGTGGCGATGCTGTTCGTACTGTCCGGGATCGTGATCTGGTTCTACGATTCCGGCGGATGGGGTATCAAACTGTTTGAAGCGATTCTGAAGTTCCTGGTGGGGATTGTGGTGATCTGTTTCTTTGGTGTGGTCATCAAGATGAGTGTCTCCACCAATGACCTGGACTGGGGCAAAATTCTGGCGGGATACATTCCCAATTTCAGCTTGTTTAACAATCCCTCTCCTGAATTCTCCGGCGTGTTATCCGAAGCCGGGAAATATGCCGAATACTGGAAAAATCTGATTGTCGGCAATCAGCAGAAGGTGATGATCACCGCTGCCGCCACTGCAGTCGGCATCAATATGACGTTCCTGTTACCCTACTCCATGCGGGCGAAAGGCTGGGATAAGGATTTCCGTGGTCTGGCGATGTTCGACCTGTCGACCGGGCTGTTTGTGCCTTTTGTGCTGGCAACCAGTTGCGTGGTGATTGCGGCTGCTTCCCAGTTTCATGCGAAGCCTGCAGCTGGTCTGTTGGGTGAAAAAGATGCCCAGGGCCAGGTGGTCCAGGCAGACCCCGGACTGCTGGGGCAGTATCATAAGCTGCTGGATAATCGGATCAAGACGGAAGTCTCTCCGGAAGAGTGGGACGCATTGTCAAAGGACTCCGAGGCACTGGCCCAGAAACGGGATGCACTCCCCCTGCCGGAACGCAAGCTGGCAGCAATGCTGGTGAATCGGGACGCCTTCCAGTTGGCCTCGGCCCTGAAGCCGCTGGCGGGAGAGACGGTCTCACAATTAGTGTTCGGGATCGGCGTGTTGTCGATGGCGGTTTCAACCATCATCATTCTGATGCTGATCAACGGTTTTGTGTTCTGTGAAATGCTGGGAGTCGAACCCAAAGGCATGTATCATCGAATCGGCTGTTTCATGCCGGCGATTACCGGTTCCATTGGTTCCTTCTTCTGGAAAGGGGATGCCAAAGCGTGGCTGGCGGTGCCGACTTCCATGTTCGGGATGGTGCTGCTGCCGATCGCTTATCTGACTTTCTTCTTCATGATGAATTCGAAACAGATCCTGGGAGAGCGGATTCCTACCGGGGGGAAACGAATCGTCTGGAACCTGGCGATGGGGATTGCTACCCTGCTGGCGACGTTCGGCTCACTCTTCAGTATCAAATCCAGTGGGTTTTCTACCTATGGATTTGCTGCACTGGGGGGCTTTGTTGCTCTGGCCCTGATCGTGCACTTTGTCCGTAAACCGGTTCCTGCGGAGCCCCCTGCGGCAGAATAG